A genomic window from Geitlerinema sp. PCC 9228 includes:
- a CDS encoding DMT family transporter: MIPQNLVQLKSDRTQALAFVTLCLALLSVSFAPIFIRWSETDLGANGTVFNRLFFFVVFFGTGKLISQRLTPAASTEEALPFTRRQWLLLGSVGVVSITSLVLWAISLEYTTVAKSMLLNNLTPIFTTLGSWLFLRRQFDNKFLIGMAIALAGAIALGLEDLNDASAGSLTGDIYALLSAIFLGTYFLIVEQLRFRFSATTILLWRCIIGSILLLPVVLLVEGQLFPTTTTAWLAAIGLGVISEGLGQRLLAESMDKFSSSFVSLFLLLEPIVSAMLAWAIFLEAISPVTWLGFAVVLSGIYLAQSSQAATQKDLQPASGDGSPTSSVK, from the coding sequence ATGATTCCACAAAATCTAGTCCAACTCAAAAGCGATCGCACCCAAGCTCTTGCCTTTGTTACCCTATGTTTGGCGCTACTATCCGTCTCCTTTGCCCCCATTTTCATCCGTTGGAGCGAAACTGACTTGGGTGCCAACGGTACCGTATTTAACCGTTTGTTCTTCTTTGTTGTTTTCTTCGGTACGGGCAAACTTATTAGCCAACGCCTAACCCCCGCCGCTTCCACAGAAGAAGCCCTACCTTTTACCCGCCGCCAGTGGTTGCTACTAGGCAGCGTTGGCGTGGTTTCCATTACCTCGTTGGTTCTGTGGGCAATTTCTCTGGAATACACCACCGTTGCCAAAAGCATGCTCCTCAACAATTTAACCCCAATTTTCACCACCTTGGGGAGTTGGTTGTTTTTGCGCCGGCAATTTGATAATAAATTTCTAATCGGAATGGCGATTGCGTTGGCTGGTGCCATTGCTTTGGGATTGGAAGACCTCAACGATGCATCTGCTGGTTCCCTAACTGGCGATATTTACGCCCTGCTATCGGCGATTTTCCTGGGAACCTACTTTCTCATTGTGGAACAACTGCGGTTCCGCTTTTCCGCCACCACCATCCTCCTGTGGCGTTGTATTATCGGTAGCATTTTGCTGCTACCTGTGGTACTGCTGGTAGAAGGTCAGCTATTTCCCACCACAACCACTGCTTGGCTGGCAGCCATTGGCTTGGGGGTGATTAGCGAAGGTTTGGGGCAACGCTTGCTGGCAGAAAGTATGGACAAATTCTCCTCTAGTTTTGTATCCTTATTCTTATTGCTCGAACCCATCGTCAGCGCTATGCTAGCTTGGGCAATTTTCCTAGAAGCCATTAGTCCTGTTACCTGGTTGGGGTTTGCTGTGGTTCTCAGCGGTATCTATCTGGCACAATCCTCGCAAGCCGCTACCCAAAAAGACTTGCAACCTGCTAGCGGTGATGGTTCGCCTACGTCGTCGGTGAAGTAA
- a CDS encoding Uma2 family endonuclease encodes MVQKNAITISLEEFLQRPETKPASEYINGQIVPNPVLQGHHSTIQVELTAAIHTVLKKPRIARAYTELRCVLGGWAIVPDISVFQGERIPVGSNGEVGNVFPIAPDWTIEIFSPPSKSEK; translated from the coding sequence ATGGTACAAAAAAACGCTATCACTATCAGCTTAGAAGAATTTCTCCAGCGTCCGGAAACCAAACCTGCCAGCGAATATATCAATGGTCAAATCGTCCCCAATCCTGTGCTTCAAGGACATCACAGTACTATCCAGGTAGAACTTACCGCAGCGATTCATACTGTTTTGAAAAAACCACGGATTGCCCGCGCTTATACAGAACTTCGTTGCGTGCTTGGCGGCTGGGCAATTGTGCCGGATATATCAGTTTTTCAAGGGGAAAGAATTCCTGTTGGTAGCAATGGAGAGGTAGGGAATGTTTTTCCGATAGCTCCCGATTGGACAATTGAAATTTTCTCTCCCCCATCAAAATCAGAAAAATAA